The following coding sequences lie in one Candidatus Methylomirabilota bacterium genomic window:
- a CDS encoding ethanolamine ammonia-lyase reactivating factor EutA — MHDFPHPHEHEDHEGEPQGLPNEADPVWAGERIELRSVGIDIGSSTSHLTFSRLVLRRLGAHLSSRYRVVQRDVLHQSPILLTPYRGPFLIDTERLDSFIRDAYAGAGLTPGGIDTGAVVITGEAAKKENAESILSLFAREAGRFVCAAAGPQLEAIMAAHGSGAVARSRAGGAVLSVDIGGGTTKLAVCRDGEVAAVSVINVGGRLVADDGGRITRLEEAGALVGDAVGLRLALGERIDEAAKAALAGKMAACLFEVIDRRPISPLTRRLMHTPPLGDCGPVEVLMFSGGVSEYIYDRERAVFGDLGKALGEAVRNRLGGHPLTAGLATPLEGIRATVIGAAQYTVQVSGSTIFTPQPDLLPIRNLPVLSVRLGEPLSVARVAEAVRQAAQGYDADVLGGPLALAIRWPFGPSHGELTALGAGLIQALDGRQTTVVLAFDRDMARLVGRLMVEELGAKLNLVAVDELELGAFDYIDVGEPLPISGVVPVVIKSLVFRPPSPTDVAG; from the coding sequence ATGCACGATTTCCCGCATCCCCACGAGCACGAGGATCACGAAGGCGAGCCCCAGGGGTTGCCCAACGAAGCCGACCCGGTCTGGGCTGGGGAGCGCATCGAGCTGCGCAGCGTCGGAATCGACATCGGCTCCTCGACCTCGCACCTGACCTTCTCCCGCCTCGTGCTGCGTCGTCTCGGTGCGCACCTCTCGAGCCGCTACCGGGTCGTCCAGCGCGACGTGCTCCATCAATCGCCGATCCTCCTCACCCCGTATCGCGGTCCCTTCCTGATCGACACCGAGCGGCTGGACTCCTTCATCCGGGATGCCTACGCGGGGGCGGGGCTCACCCCGGGCGGCATCGACACGGGGGCCGTCGTCATCACCGGCGAGGCGGCCAAGAAGGAGAACGCCGAGAGCATTCTGTCTCTGTTCGCGCGGGAGGCCGGCCGCTTCGTGTGCGCGGCCGCAGGGCCGCAGCTCGAGGCGATCATGGCCGCTCACGGGTCGGGGGCGGTGGCGCGCTCTCGGGCGGGAGGCGCCGTTTTGAGCGTTGATATCGGCGGCGGGACGACCAAGCTGGCGGTCTGCCGCGACGGCGAGGTGGCCGCGGTTTCCGTCATCAACGTCGGCGGACGGCTCGTCGCCGACGACGGGGGCCGCATCACCCGGCTGGAGGAGGCAGGCGCCCTGGTCGGGGACGCGGTCGGCCTGCGGCTCGCGCTGGGCGAGCGGATCGATGAGGCCGCCAAGGCGGCCCTCGCCGGGAAGATGGCCGCGTGTCTCTTCGAGGTCATCGACCGGCGCCCGATCTCGCCGCTGACGCGCCGGCTCATGCACACGCCCCCGCTCGGCGACTGCGGGCCGGTCGAGGTCCTCATGTTCTCGGGCGGCGTGTCCGAATACATCTACGACCGGGAGCGCGCCGTCTTCGGTGACCTGGGAAAGGCCTTGGGCGAGGCGGTCAGGAACCGCCTGGGCGGCCACCCGCTCACCGCGGGCCTGGCGACGCCCCTTGAAGGCATCCGGGCCACGGTCATCGGTGCGGCCCAGTACACGGTGCAGGTCAGCGGGAGCACGATCTTCACACCCCAGCCCGACCTGCTTCCCATCCGAAACCTGCCCGTTCTTTCTGTAAGGCTCGGAGAACCGCTGAGCGTCGCCCGCGTCGCGGAGGCCGTGCGGCAGGCGGCGCAAGGGTACGATGCCGACGTCCTCGGCGGTCCTCTCGCGCTCGCCATTCGCTGGCCGTTCGGGCCCAGCCACGGCGAGCTCACCGCGCTCGGCGCGGGGCTGATTCAGGCCCTGGACGGGCGGCAGACGACGGTCGTGTTGGCCTTCGACCGCGACATGGCGCGCCTGGTGGGCCGCCTCATGGTTGAGGAGCTGGGCGCGAAGTTGAACCTGGTGGCGGTCGACGAGCTCGAGCTGGGCGCCTTCGACTATATCGACGTGGGCGAGCCGCTTCCGATCTCGGGCGTCGTTCCCGTCGTGATCAAGTCCCTGGTCTTTCGCCCGCCCTCGCCCACAGACGTCGCCGGCTAG
- a CDS encoding FadR/GntR family transcriptional regulator, giving the protein MSLGFTPTRRDRVSAEILRQLKSAILAGRLKPGDKLPSEKQLAQQFQASRGSVREAIRALEQAGLLVVRRGAGGGAVVADGNLRHITDSLFTLIRLGSVSIHHLTEVRVILEPWIASLAAQRITEEELARIEAYVAKHAEAIAAGDLHATADLGFHRMLAEAAKNPLLVLFAHSMADVMVEEVVARLEMDAATNRSNLAFHQRICAALARRDHGEASRVMFEHVTEVQDRLGRLLPAEVRSP; this is encoded by the coding sequence ATGTCCCTTGGCTTCACGCCGACTCGCCGGGATCGAGTCTCTGCTGAGATCCTCCGGCAGCTCAAGTCCGCGATTCTCGCAGGCCGGTTGAAGCCCGGAGACAAGCTCCCCTCGGAGAAGCAGCTGGCCCAGCAGTTTCAGGCGAGCCGCGGCTCGGTGCGGGAGGCGATCCGGGCGCTGGAGCAGGCCGGGCTCCTCGTCGTGCGGCGGGGTGCTGGGGGCGGCGCGGTTGTCGCCGATGGGAACCTGCGTCACATCACCGACTCTCTCTTCACGCTGATCCGTCTGGGGAGCGTGTCGATTCACCACCTGACGGAGGTCCGCGTGATCCTCGAGCCCTGGATCGCCAGCCTGGCGGCGCAGCGGATCACCGAAGAGGAGCTCGCCCGGATCGAAGCCTACGTCGCCAAGCACGCGGAGGCGATCGCCGCCGGTGATCTGCACGCCACCGCCGATCTTGGCTTCCACCGGATGCTCGCGGAAGCCGCCAAGAACCCGCTCCTGGTGCTCTTCGCCCACTCGATGGCGGACGTGATGGTGGAGGAAGTCGTGGCGCGGCTCGAGATGGACGCGGCCACCAATCGAAGCAATCTGGCCTTTCATCAGCGCATCTGCGCGGCCCTGGCCCGCCGCGATCATGGAGAGGCGTCGCGCGTGATGTTTGAACACGTCACCGAAGTTCAGGACCGTCTGGGGCGGCTCTTGCCCGCGGAGGTCCGATCCCCCTAG